In one window of Streptomyces roseofulvus DNA:
- a CDS encoding ABC transporter ATP-binding protein has protein sequence MSAIDALGAGERSTPTSDSDSAAGQSLSRLLRPHVRKFAVVAILQVIGALAGLAPLLAVVELGRTLLAPGPIDEGHVWTAVILGAAGLFVRLLFTAASSGLGHVLDSQAQLTFRRQLAAHLGRVPIGWFSRRKTGELAKVVGEDVSAVHPLIAHAPGELVSAFVVPLVSLVYLFTIDWRLTLITLIPVVMAILLVPLLMLPARTREQEEFDEAMGRIASSVVEFVQGIAVVKAFGGSERAHGKFLTAVDDFVGTFFRWVRGMSLVAAGMQLALSPPFVLLVVLIGGTSMITSGSLAPADLLPFLLLGLGLTAPVAALGHGFDDMQAAGRAVGRIKEVLEVPPLPEPAHPVALQGHRVELRDVHFGYEEDREVLSGVDLVLEPGTFTALVGPSGSGKSTLVQLLPRFFDPSQGSVTIGGVDLREIGSRQLYRTVSFVFQDVRLLRASVADNIALAVPHAERDDVVRAAKLAHIHDRILELPDGYETIIGEDVKLSGGEAQRISLARALLADTPVLVLDEATAFADPQTEQAIRQALASLGGERTMLVIAHRPETVADADTVVMLENGSIVERGRPAELLAQQGKFAEFWRSQGGQAR, from the coding sequence CTCTCGCGGGACTCGCGCCGCTGCTGGCGGTCGTCGAGCTGGGCCGCACCCTGCTGGCGCCGGGCCCGATCGACGAGGGACACGTCTGGACGGCCGTGATCCTCGGCGCGGCCGGCCTGTTCGTACGGCTGCTGTTCACCGCCGCGTCCTCGGGACTCGGGCACGTGCTGGACAGCCAGGCGCAGCTGACGTTCCGGCGGCAGCTCGCCGCCCACCTCGGCCGCGTGCCGATCGGCTGGTTCTCCCGCCGCAAGACGGGCGAGCTGGCCAAGGTGGTCGGCGAGGACGTGAGCGCCGTGCACCCGCTCATCGCCCACGCGCCCGGCGAGCTCGTCTCCGCCTTCGTGGTGCCGCTGGTCTCGCTGGTCTACCTGTTCACCATCGACTGGCGGCTCACCCTGATCACCCTGATCCCGGTGGTCATGGCCATCCTGCTGGTCCCGCTCCTGATGCTGCCCGCCAGGACGCGTGAGCAGGAGGAGTTCGACGAGGCCATGGGGCGGATCGCCAGCTCCGTGGTCGAGTTCGTGCAGGGCATCGCGGTCGTGAAGGCGTTCGGCGGCTCCGAGCGCGCCCACGGGAAGTTCCTCACCGCCGTCGACGACTTCGTCGGGACGTTCTTCCGGTGGGTGCGCGGCATGTCCCTGGTCGCGGCCGGGATGCAGCTGGCGCTGTCCCCGCCGTTCGTGCTGCTCGTCGTCCTGATCGGCGGCACGTCGATGATCACGTCCGGCAGCCTGGCCCCGGCCGACCTGCTGCCCTTCCTGCTGCTGGGCCTGGGCCTGACCGCCCCGGTGGCGGCCCTGGGCCACGGCTTCGACGACATGCAGGCCGCCGGCCGCGCGGTCGGCCGGATCAAGGAGGTCCTCGAGGTCCCGCCGCTTCCGGAGCCCGCGCACCCGGTCGCGCTCCAGGGGCACCGGGTGGAGCTGCGCGACGTCCACTTCGGCTACGAAGAGGACCGCGAGGTGCTGAGCGGGGTCGACCTGGTGCTGGAGCCGGGGACGTTCACCGCGCTCGTCGGGCCGTCCGGAAGCGGGAAGTCGACGCTGGTCCAGCTGCTGCCGCGGTTCTTCGACCCGAGCCAGGGATCGGTCACGATCGGCGGTGTCGACCTGCGCGAGATCGGCAGCCGGCAGCTCTACCGCACGGTCTCCTTCGTCTTCCAGGACGTGCGCCTGCTGCGCGCCTCGGTCGCGGACAACATCGCGCTCGCGGTGCCGCACGCCGAGCGCGACGACGTGGTGCGCGCCGCCAAGCTCGCCCACATCCACGACCGGATCCTCGAGCTGCCCGACGGCTACGAGACGATCATCGGCGAGGACGTCAAGCTCTCCGGCGGCGAGGCCCAGCGGATCTCCCTCGCCCGCGCACTGCTGGCCGACACGCCCGTCCTGGTGCTCGACGAGGCGACCGCCTTCGCCGACCCGCAGACGGAGCAGGCGATCCGCCAGGCCCTCGCGAGCCTGGGCGGCGAGCGGACGATGCTGGTCATCGCCCACCGTCCGGAGACGGTCGCCGACGCCGACACCGTCGTGATGCTGGAGAACGGGTCGATCGTCGAGCGTGGCCGCCCCGCCGAACTGCTGGCGCAGCAAGGAAAGTTCGCCGAGTTCTGGCGATCCCAAGGAGGACAGGCCCGATGA
- a CDS encoding TetR/AcrR family transcriptional regulator, with translation MPAEKPRAKTVGRPPHLSLDAIVAAAEHILETEGAEKLSMRRLADELDSAPMALYYHVRNKDELLLLLMEAQARRIERPELPEDPRERLIAVSIMLYELLADRLWIVQVVAGGDLIAPSALWFVEEMIGAIVDCGHTLEDAVYVYRTIWFTIVGDLIIRANGNQRRGRATGPTYEDQVVAGLVSGTHPRLAAVADRWAELNGRDTHREGLTAVIDGLLRSVETVKGR, from the coding sequence ATGCCCGCAGAAAAGCCCCGCGCCAAGACCGTCGGCCGGCCACCTCATCTGTCTCTCGATGCGATCGTCGCAGCGGCGGAACACATTCTGGAGACCGAGGGCGCGGAAAAGCTTTCGATGCGGCGCCTGGCGGACGAATTGGATAGTGCGCCGATGGCGCTCTATTACCATGTTCGCAACAAGGACGAACTGCTTCTGCTGCTCATGGAGGCCCAGGCCCGGCGCATAGAGCGTCCGGAACTGCCGGAGGATCCGCGGGAGCGGCTGATCGCTGTGTCGATCATGCTCTACGAGCTGCTCGCCGACCGGCTGTGGATCGTGCAGGTGGTCGCCGGCGGCGACCTCATCGCCCCCTCGGCGCTCTGGTTCGTCGAGGAGATGATCGGCGCGATCGTGGACTGCGGACACACGCTGGAAGACGCCGTGTACGTCTACCGCACGATCTGGTTCACCATCGTCGGCGACCTGATCATCCGGGCGAACGGCAATCAGCGACGCGGCCGGGCCACCGGACCGACCTACGAGGACCAGGTCGTCGCCGGCCTGGTGAGCGGTACGCACCCCCGGCTGGCGGCGGTCGCCGATCGATGGGCCGAGCTCAACGGCCGTGACACCCACCGCGAGGGCCTGACGGCGGTCATCGACGGGCTGCTGCGGTCGGTGGAGACGGTGAAGGGCCGGTAG
- a CDS encoding ABC transporter ATP-binding protein, with translation MIRTLLRVLGPEYAQAMRRTVVLMTITAMVEGLSYALLVPVLRELFGSTPDDAVPWLTAFGVAVAVYAVLRYFSDLSGMRVGTTMLRGMYYRLGEHLAKLPIGWYNTGRVGEVSVMASRGLLQAMGVSAHLLAPFISALVTPLTIVAVMIAFNWQLGVAALIAAPVVAAIQKWTARSMASTDADRHERDKEASDRVIEFLQAQPVLRAGGRTGERFELLDDALQEVQRSSRRTVLAMLPGAVGLTVAVQVAFTAVLALGTSLALGGDIGAAEVLTILVLAARCADPLLSLSDIGAGLRGAQSELERLDKVLSTPPLPEPRKPVRPTRHDLAFESVTFRHGGRTVFDQVSLSVPEGQRLAVVGLSGAGKSTLLQLLARFYDVDSGAVRVGGVDVREIDTKVLMEQIAIVFQDVYLFDGTIEENVRLGRPDADEADVRAAATAARLDEVIERLPGGWEAKVGEGGALLSGGERQRVSIARALLKDAPVVLLDEVTSALDPVNETAVHEGIERLMAGRTVVMVAHRMRTVQRADRVLFLEGGHIVEEGSHDELLARSGRYADFWDISMSPAVSE, from the coding sequence ATGATTCGAACGCTGCTGCGCGTGCTCGGACCCGAGTACGCCCAGGCGATGCGCCGCACCGTGGTCCTGATGACCATCACCGCGATGGTCGAGGGGCTCTCCTACGCGCTGCTCGTCCCGGTGCTGCGGGAGCTGTTCGGCAGCACGCCGGACGACGCCGTGCCGTGGCTGACCGCGTTCGGGGTCGCGGTCGCGGTCTACGCCGTGCTGCGCTACTTCAGCGACCTCTCCGGCATGCGGGTCGGCACCACGATGCTGCGCGGCATGTACTACCGGCTGGGCGAGCACCTGGCCAAGCTGCCGATCGGCTGGTACAACACCGGCCGGGTCGGCGAGGTCTCCGTCATGGCCAGCCGCGGCCTGCTCCAGGCGATGGGCGTCTCCGCGCACCTGCTGGCCCCGTTCATCTCCGCCCTGGTGACCCCGCTGACGATCGTCGCCGTGATGATCGCCTTCAACTGGCAGCTGGGCGTGGCCGCGCTGATCGCCGCACCCGTGGTGGCCGCGATCCAGAAGTGGACCGCCCGCTCGATGGCGAGCACCGACGCCGACCGGCACGAGCGGGACAAGGAGGCGTCGGACCGCGTCATCGAGTTCCTTCAGGCCCAGCCGGTGCTGCGCGCCGGCGGCCGTACCGGAGAGCGGTTCGAGCTCCTCGACGACGCGCTCCAGGAGGTCCAGCGCTCCTCCCGGCGCACCGTGCTGGCGATGCTGCCCGGTGCGGTGGGCCTGACGGTCGCGGTGCAGGTGGCCTTCACCGCGGTGCTGGCGCTGGGCACGTCCCTCGCGCTCGGCGGGGACATCGGGGCGGCCGAGGTCCTGACGATCCTGGTGCTCGCGGCCCGCTGCGCCGATCCGCTGCTGTCGCTGTCGGACATCGGCGCGGGTCTCCGCGGCGCCCAGTCCGAGCTGGAGCGGCTCGACAAGGTCCTGAGCACCCCGCCGCTGCCGGAACCCCGGAAGCCCGTCCGGCCGACCCGCCACGACCTGGCGTTCGAGTCCGTCACCTTCCGGCACGGCGGACGCACGGTGTTCGACCAGGTGTCCCTCTCCGTTCCCGAGGGGCAGCGGCTCGCCGTGGTCGGCCTGTCGGGGGCGGGCAAGAGCACCCTCCTCCAGCTGCTCGCCCGGTTCTACGACGTGGACTCCGGCGCGGTGCGCGTGGGCGGTGTGGACGTGCGCGAGATCGACACCAAGGTGCTGATGGAGCAGATCGCCATCGTCTTCCAGGACGTCTATCTCTTCGACGGCACCATCGAGGAGAACGTGCGCCTCGGCCGTCCGGACGCCGACGAGGCCGACGTCCGCGCCGCGGCGACGGCGGCCCGGCTCGACGAGGTCATCGAGCGGCTGCCCGGCGGATGGGAGGCGAAGGTCGGCGAGGGCGGCGCCCTGCTGTCGGGCGGTGAGCGCCAGCGCGTCTCCATCGCCAGGGCGCTGCTGAAGGACGCTCCTGTCGTCCTGCTGGACGAGGTGACCTCCGCCCTCGACCCGGTCAACGAGACCGCCGTCCACGAGGGCATCGAACGCCTGATGGCCGGGCGGACCGTGGTGATGGTCGCCCACCGGATGCGGACCGTGCAGCGCGCCGACCGCGTCCTCTTCCTGGAGGGCGGTCACATCGTGGAGGAGGGCAGCCACGACGAGCTGCTCGCCCGGAGCGGCCGCTACGCCGACTTCTGGGACATCTCCATGTCGCCCGCGGTGAGCGAGTGA